A portion of the Penaeus monodon isolate SGIC_2016 chromosome 28, NSTDA_Pmon_1, whole genome shotgun sequence genome contains these proteins:
- the LOC119591453 gene encoding LOW QUALITY PROTEIN: basic proline-rich protein-like (The sequence of the model RefSeq protein was modified relative to this genomic sequence to represent the inferred CDS: inserted 3 bases in 2 codons), whose amino-acid sequence MRWAWSLPWSVLWLLATRLPSTLCLWDVSSDQEISVLERLADDLFSPYTDDYEKDNLLHYNTSYRLHSNGHPLPSSHGEALDTLIVLLNQKASKRQADSSVPVESLPYPFCPKCYPGQPCPPNCPPTPCPTCYPGTMCPIGCPATPCPPCYPGTSCPRGCPVTPCPECYPGSPCPVGCPVNACPLCYPGSPCPPGCPEISCPSCYPGERCPLGCPATPCPQCFPGSPCPVGCPLTDCPTCYPGSPCPPGCPVTSCPLCYPGVPCPAGCPVLTCPECYPGSPCPAACPPTPCPPCYPGEKCPRGCPSTPCPDCVRGQPCPPGCPPGPCPPCYPGTSCPVDCPVTPCPTCYPGDLCPIGCPPTPCPVCYGDTKCPAGCPTYPCPDCYPGSACPTGCPPTPCPVCFAAGPCPPGCPRSPCPDCYPGNPSGPLXSCYPGDKCPGQCPIIPCPDCYPGQSCPEKCPATPCPDCYPGDVCPLGCPYTPCPTCYPGQNCPVGCPPTPCPFCYPNTPCPVGCPITPCPECYPGERCPPGCPETPCPTCYPGNPCPLGCPVTKCPECYPGQECPLNCPVLPCPTCFPGEPCPGNCPPTQCPPCYPGFRCPPGCPETPCPSCYPGQPCPIGCPPTPCSICLPGKPCPPGCPVSPCPPCYPGEKCPEECPDSXPFPGEPCPPGCSQRPCPTCYPGVPCPAGCPLTPCPPCLPGQPCPLGCGSTPSCYNCPSGPPGPPGGIGRQIPGPPGPRGPPGQGYTGPPGPPGLPGTCSTPKAPCMNCCPTEVDLQKIIQISKKKKKQVSCDFDVDELEAKLVSLRQELDRLQALEAKVKSQSSLIKQLGNNFRARDFSGAKGQKGAKGFLGRRGEAGAAGIRGSCTEVSNDPAKGPLGPPGHKGVKGEPGKQGVRRSDRGERGQSGEDVKGRRGDQGYKGQKGERGLSSSFGLGSEVEVRKSASQKRTLAT is encoded by the exons ATGCGGTGGGCCTGGAGTCTCCCCTGGTCTGTGCTCTGGCTATTGGCTACTCGGCTCCCCTCGACTCTCTGCCTCTGGGATGTGTCGAGTGATCAGGAAATTTCTGTTCTTGAACGACTTGCTGATGATCTTTTCTCGCCCTACACTGATGATTATGAGAAAGATAACTTACTCCACTACAACACCTCATACCGGCTTCATAGTAATGGACACCCACTGCCCTCGTCTCACGGCGAGGCTCTTGATACCCTCATAGTTCTCCTTAACCAGAAGGCCTCCAAGAGACAGGCTGATAGCTCTGTTCCTGTTGAAAGCCTCCCTTATCCTTTCTGCCCTAAATGCTACCCTGGTCAGCCCTGCCCCCCTAACTGCCCACCAACCCCTTGTCCAACATGTTACCCTGGAACTATGTGTCCCATTGGGTGTCCAGCCACACCATGTCCTCCATGCTACCCTGGGACTTCTTGTCCAAGGGGATGCCCTGTTACACCCTGTCCTGAATGCTATCCGGGATCCCCCTGTCCCGTTGGCTGTCCTGTTAATGCATGTCCACTTTGCTATCCTGGAAGTCCTTGTCCTCCAGGATGCCCGGAGATATCTTGTCCTTCATGCTACCCAGGTGAGAGATGTCCTCTGGGTTGTCCAGCTACACCTTGTCCACAGTGTTTTCCTGGCTCCCCCTGTCCTGTAGGCTGTCCATTGACTGACTGTCCTACCTGCTACCCAGGATCCCCTTGTCCTCCAGGCTGTCCAGTCACATCCTGTCCTTTGTGTTACCCAGGAGTGCCCTGTCCTGCTGGATGTCCTGTCCTCACTTGCCCCGAATGTTATCCAGGATCGCCATGTCCTGCAGCATGTCCACCAACTCCCTGTCCTCCATGTTATCCTGGAGAGAAATGCCCAAGAGGCTGCCCAAGTACCCCGTGTCCTGATTGTGTTCGTGGTCAGCCCTGTCCCCCTGGTTGCCCCCCCGGCCCCTGTCCACCTTGCTATCCTGGAACATCTTGTCCTGTAGACTGTCCTGTGACTCCCTGTCCTACCTGTTACCCTGGGGACCTGTGTCCTATTGGATGCCCTCCAACACCATGTCCAGTCTGCTATGGTGACACAAAATGTCCTGCAGGATGTCCAACTTACCCTTGTCCTGATTGCTATCCTGGCAGTGCCTGTCCTACTGGCTGTCCTCCCACTCCCTGCCCAGTTTGCTTTGCAGCTGGCCCTTGTCCACCAGGTTGCCCAAGAAGTCCATGTCCTGACTGCTACCCCGGAAATCCTTCCGGCCCCCT CTCCTGTTACCCTGGGGACAAGTGCCCAGGCCAATGCCCCATCATTCCTTGTCCTGACTGCTACCCAGGACAGAGCTGTCCGGAAAAGTGCCCTGCAACACCATGTCCTGACTGTTACCCAGGTGATGTATGTCCTCTAGGGTGTCCCTATACACCATGTCCTACTTGTTACCCAGGACAGAATTGTCCAGTAGGATGCCCCCCAACGCCCTGCCCTTTCTGCTACCCAAATACCCCTTGCCCTGTAGGCTGCCCCATCACCCCATGCCCAGAATGCTACCCAGGAGAGAGATGCCCTCCTGGCTGTCCAGAAACACCCTGTCCGACCTGCTACCCTGGTAACCCTTGCCCATTGGGATGCCCAGTCACCAAGTGTCCTGAATGTTACCCAGGTCAGGAATGCCCACTGAACTGTCCTGTACTGCCATGTCCTACTTGCTTCCCAGGAGAACCATGTCCAGGGAACTGTCCTCCAACACAGTGCCCACCTTGCTATCCAGGCTTCAGGTGTCCTCCAGGATGTCCTGAAACCCCTTGTCCCTCTTGCTATCCAGGGCAGCCATGTCCCATAGGATGTCCTCCCACACCTTGCTCAATCTGCCTGCCTGGCAAGCCATGCCCCCCTGGGTGCCCTGTGTCCCCTTGCCCCCCATGTTATCCAGGTGAAAAGTGTCCTGAAGAATGTCCtgatt ctcccttccctggaGAACCATGCCCCCCAGGATGCAGTCAGAGACCTTGTCCTACTTGCTATCCAGGGGTTCCATGCCCTGCTGGCTGTCCCCTTACACCGTGTCCTCCTTGCCTTCCTGGCCAGCCGTGCCCGCTGGGATGTGGTTCCACCCCATCTTGCTACAACTGTCCCTCTGGCCCCCCTGGGCCACCGGGAGGCATTGGGAGGCAAATTCCGGGGCCTCCAGGACCCAGGGGGCCGCCGGGGCAGGGCTACACAGGCCCACCTGGGCCCCCAGGACTTCCAGGAACATGTAGCACCCCAAAAGCTCCATGCATGAATTGCTGCCCAACAGAGGTTGACCTTCAGAAAATTATTCAGATTTCCAAGAAGAAAAAG AAACAAGTGTCATGTGATTTCGACGTAGATGAACTTGAGGCAAAACTGGTGTCTTTGAGACAAGAGCTCGATCGACTTCAGGCGCTTGAGGCCAAAGTAAAGAGTCAGAGCAGCCTTATCAAACAACTTGGGAACAATTTCAGAG cacGTGACTTCAGCGGCGCCAAGGGGCAAAAGGGCGCCAAGGGTTTCCTAGGGCGCAGGGGCGAGGCAGGCGCGGCCGGAATTCGCGGCTCCTGCACCGAGGTTTCCAACGATCCCGCCAAGGGGCCCTTAGGTCCTCCTGGCCACAAGGGGGTGAAGGGCGAGCCAGGAAAGCAAGGGGTGAGGAGATCTG ATCGTGGCGAGAGAGGTCAATCCGGCGAGGATGTCAAAGGTCGTCGAGGTGACCAAGGTTACAAAGGTCAAAAGGGCGAACGAGGACTTTCGTCCAGCTTCGGTTTAGGATCTGAAGTCGAAGTGAGGAAATCCGCGTCGCAGAAGAGGACGCTGGCTACGTAA